A single genomic interval of Anopheles marshallii chromosome 2, idAnoMarsDA_429_01, whole genome shotgun sequence harbors:
- the LOC128709618 gene encoding elongin-C: MEERTGIEKNYGGCEGPDAMYVKLISSDGHEFIVKREHALTSGTIKAMLSGPGQFAENEANEVNFREIPSHVLEKVCMYFTYKVRYTNSSTEIPEFPIAPEIALELLMAANFLDC; this comes from the exons ATGGAGGAACGTActggaatagaaaaaaattatgGTGGATGCGAGGGACCGGATGCGATGTACGTGAAGCTCATCTCGTCCGATGGGCACGAATTTATTGTTAAGCGCGAACACGCTCTAACCTCCGGTACGATCAAGGCCATGCTCTCCGGTCCGGGCCAATTCGCCGAGAACGAAGCGAATGAAGTAAACTTTAGAGAAATACC TTCGCACGTCCTCGAGAAAGTCTGCATGTACTTCACTTACAAAGTGCGATACACGAACAGTTCGACGGAAATACCGGAATTCCCAATCGCACCGGAGATTGCATTGGAGTTACTGATGGCCGCTAACTTTCTCGACTGCTAG
- the LOC128708354 gene encoding trafficking protein particle complex subunit 12, with protein sequence MANSDNAELNISKYFANDPPSCFDSLTADEDGRSQGAVAEAYLSYDYLTTSTMDKQAQINIPDSVRDMWEPPKVVPGIPPANLTMPGVSVATDLTDPVQDAVGLLVDANEAQQRKLLLPDNVTQDERGLRELIENACFRSAVNLTARLLTIKQQGFGHAGHPVKHSPNSLQLWFTRIALLVKLGQYEIARVEAEPFGALNNPDVFYEFYHPDMHADRKGSMAPFSFRLLLAELPVYLGAPRVALNRLTDLLAVVNQIRSYFERNVGSVSHAKAAHEFWTTRETRILHSIVNCALAVKDFSLVEQLMDRLVGAASTPQKRMLLSAWGRIRLQCGDMLGAEKKFSEARRLKEKNSSEAPDLIDRGLLAVAQNDFQSAFELFQKASEAAPTNTMLYNNMGVCLLYSGKLKEAIKLYEGAIQRNTKSCLNESLLVNLSTLYELESNHAKEKKINLLKLVNRHRADLTVGLDVCLKLQTTV encoded by the exons ATGGCGAACAGCGACAATGCAGAACTAAATATAAGTAAATACTTTGCTAATGATCCTCCCAGCTGCTTCGATAGCTTGACTGCCGATGAAG aTGGTCGTTCCCAAGGGGCCGTAGCCGAAGCATATCTATCTTACGATTACTTAACAACCAGTACGATGGACAAACAAGCCCAAATCAACATTCCCGATAGTGTACGCGACATGTGGGAACCACCCAAAGTGGTTCCAGGTATTCCACCAGCTAATCTCACTATGCCGGGTGTGAGTGTTGCCACCGATTTGACTGACCCGGTTCAGGATGCCGTAGGGTTGCTAGTGGATGCTAACGAGGCTCAACAGCGTAAGCTGCTATTGCCCGATAACGTTACCCAAGATGAACGGGGACTGCGAGAGTTGATCGAGAATGCATGCTTCCGATCGGCTGTTAATCTGACTGCGCGCTTGCTAACGATAAAACAGCAAGGTTTCGGTCATGCCGGACATCCAGTGAAGCATAGCCCGAATTCGTTGCAGTTATGGTTTACCCGGATAGCACTACTGGTAAAGCTGGGCCAGTATGAAATTGCTCGTGTGGAAGCGGAACCATTTGGTGCGTTAAACAATCCGGATGTATTTTACGAGTTTTATCATCCGGACATGCACGCCGATCGGAAGGGATCAATGGCACCGTTCTCTTTCCGTTTGCTGCTTGCCGAACTACCCGTTTATCTAGGTGCGCCACGGGTAGCACTGAATCGATTGACGGATCTGCTGGCGGTTGTAAATCAGATACGATCGTATTTCGAACGTAATGTTGGTAGCGTATCACACGCAAAGGCAGCGCATGAATTCTGGACGACGCGAGAGACGCGTATTTTACATTCCATCGTCAATTGTGCCCTTGCGGTAAAAGATTTCAGCCTAGTCGAACAGTTGATGGATCGACTGGTTGGTGCAGCATCGACTCCACAAAAAAGAATGTTGCTCTCCGCATGGGGACGGATTCGACTACAATGTGGTGATATGTTAGGGGCGGAGAAGAAGTTTTCCGAAGCACGTCGTCTTAAAGAGAA AAATAGCTCCGAAGCGCCAGACTTAATCGACCGAGGACTACTGGCGGTCGCCCAAAATGATTTCCAGAGCGCATTTGAGCTGTTCCAAAAAGCATCTGAAGCGGCACCGACCAACACGATGCTGTATAACAACATGGGAGTGTGTTTACTATATTCCGGAAAGCTTAAGGAAGCAATCAAGCTGTACGAGGGTGCAATCCAGCGCAATACCAAGTCCTGCCTGAACGAATCGCTGCTCGTAAACCTGTCGACACTGTACGAGCTGGAATCGAATCatgcaaaagagaaaaaaattaatcttCTAAAGCTGGTTAATCGACACCGGGCCGATCTGACAGTGGGGTTGGACGTTTGCCTCAAATTACAGACGACCGTGTAG